The window TCAGCCCTTTTTCTCTGTGAAGGACCAGATAGTCTATTTTTGGCTTTGCAGGCCGTGCGGTCACTGTCTCAACTGTTTGCCTCAGCGCCGCAGCACAAAAGCGCCCATGGATGGGCACCACTGTGTACCAATGATACTTTATTTATAGACATGGAAATTtggatttcatataattttcacgtGTCACGAGATACTACTTTTGTTTTTCCCCCAGccgtttaaaaatatataaaccatTCTTCGAAGCTTGTGGGCCCTTGGCCAGCCCTGGTTGGCATTGCCTGGTGGAATTTGGCCAGTCAGTGGGCTTAACATGAGAAAATGTGCTCCTAGCATTTATAGTTGCCTTTTTTGTGTAAATTAAAAAGGCATTACTTGGGTAGGACCCAGTCTTTTCAACCCACCCTCAGAAAGCTGCTTTTTAGAACGGGAAGACTTGAATGTGGTGAGGTAGACCCTCAGACCAGGGGCCATCTTGCGAGAAGCGTcctctcctccttctctccctgtcCGCATGGGGCCACATGCACATGGCTGTGCTCCCAGGGACCCTGTTGTGGAAAGCGTCCTCTCCGCCCTCTCTCCCTGTCCACATGGGGCCACGTGCACATGGCCATGCTCCCAGGGACCCTGTTGCGGGAAGCGTCCTCTCCCCTATCTCTCCCTGTCCACATGGGGTGGCATACACATGGCCGTCCTCCTCCacctttgccctctgctgctgtgTGGTCCTAAAGCAAACTCTTCTGTGCTGTTTTTGCTCCAGCTCCTCTTCCCATGACCTGTCTGGCACGTGGGAGCAGACGAACCTGCAGCGCACCTCAGACCACTTCAGTTCCCTGGGCAGCGTTGACAGCCTGGACCCCCCCACCCAGCCCTACTCCTCTGGCCGCCTCTCGGCCGCCAAGTCCAGCAGCAGCATCGACCACCTGAGTGGCTCAAACAAGCGGGACTCGGCCTATGGCTCCTTCTCCACCAGCTCCAGCACACCAGACCATACACTGCCCAGGGCCGACGGTTCGTCCACAGAGAACCTCCTCTACAAGGTGGGCCTGTGGGAGAGCTGCCGGCCAGGCGGCAGGCAGGGCCAGGTCGGGGGCGAGCTCACTCACGGCCTGGAGGAGAGGCTCAGCTATATGCCCACCGGCCCACACCACGAGAGTGGCAAGAGCCCCAGGCGGGAGGACAGCCCTGAGCCAAAGTTGGCTGCTTGCATGGGAAAGTCCAACTTTGGGCCTGTCTGGTATGTTCCTGACAAGAAGAagcctcccacctcccctcctcctccccctccaccTCTGCGTAGCGACAGCTTCGCCGCCACCAAGGGCCATGAGAAGTCTCCAGGCCCCCTGTTCTCAGAGGTGGCTGCCACGCAGGATCTGACCATCCTGTCCCAGGGCCTACCGCCAGCCGAGTGGAGAACAGACCCCACAGAAGCGCCGCGACAGCTGGTCCGGGCTGGGGACAGGAGGTGGCCTGGCAACTGTGGCCACCATGTGGACCTGCCCCTGGATGGTGGCTGGCCCCCCTCAGATGGCCGGGTGGGCGGCTTCCCTGGGACCCCCAGTAGGCTACAGGCCTCCCTGTCCAGCTGTGATGTGCGTTTTGCCCAGTCCCCCTATGGACACCAGCACCCTCGCCAGTACAGTGATGAGAGCCCCATCCTCCATGAGGGCCCCAGGCCccctgcatcacccagggagctGTGGCAGTTGGCCCTCCTCAGAGGCCGCCAGGAGTCTCCTGCCGACCACTTCCAGGACAATGGCTTCGCTCCTGTGAGGTGGCTTGGTGCTGCAGACCAGAAGGTGGAGGGTGGCGGACAGAGCCGCTATTATTGTGCGTCCTCCAAGCAGCCCGTCCAGGGGAGTGCTCAGACACCACAGCTCAGCAAGGAGTGTTGGCTGTCCGTAGCAGGTGCTGGCGTGGCGCAGGGGGTCCAGGAGTGTCCTTCTACACACCGGATGAGCCCAAAACCACGATGTTACCTACCTCAGCATGGCAAGATGCTAGACCCCAATGAAAGAGAACAGTGGCACCCACTGGATAGAGGTGGGGAGGGCTGGCCCATGGGAACCGAGGAGCCCCCCAGAACCAGCCATGTAGAGAAAGCCAGCCCGAAGAGAACTGCAGACGGCAACTTCCAGTGGGTGGACGGAGAAAGCAGCAAGATCTCGCCTCAGAAGACACCTATGTTGCACTCCTTGACTCAAGAAGGGAAGAAGAGCCAGCCAGGACACCACCAAGATGGCCACCTGAGGCACGACCAAGATTGCGGCCCTGGACACCACCAAGTTGGTGGCCCAGGACACAACCAAGATGATTGCCTGAGGCACCACCAAGATGGCCGCCGCCCAGGGCACCACCAAGATAGTGGCATGGGGAAGCCACTCCCGTTTGACTCCCAGGTAGGAAAGCCAATACGGAGAAGTGACCGCTTTGCCACCACACTGAGGAATGAGATCCAGATGCGGCGAGCCAAGTTGCAGAAGAGCAAGAGTACTGTGACTCTGGCAGGGACAGATGAGCCCAAGGAAGACCCTGGTGGTTGGAGGGTGGAGCTGGGGGCTGTCACTGGTGCCACTCCAGAAGGTTCCTTCACCAGCACCTACAAAGACCACCTGAAGGAGGTCCAAGCCAGGGTCCTGAGGGCCACGTCATTTAAGCGTCGTGACTTGGACCCCAGCCCCGGTGACCATTGCCCAGTGCCACCGGAGCACAGGCCTGGGGACCGTGACACCTCATCCCTGTACCCCTTGGGTCTGGATGCTGCCCCCCATTTCCTGGAGGGGGACTCGGCCAAGCTGTCCTTGCCTGGAGGGGGCGTGCCCCACATCCTCCGCATTGGGGGCCGGAGACGCTTCACAGCAGAACAGAAGCTGAAGTCGTATTCTGAGCCTGAGAAAATACATGAGGTGGGGCTCTCAGGGAATTACCGTCCTCACCAGGTCCCCAACAGAGTTGAGGACACGGTGGGCACTTTTGCTGACAGGCGGAAGTTTTTTGAGGAGACAAGCAGATCCGCTCATCAGAGGCCAGAGCAGAGACAGGCTCTGTGTGGGTTCCCCAGAGAGAAGCCAGAGCGGCTGCAGACAGCTGGTCATGGGTATGAGGGTACGGAACCTTGGTTCCTGAGGAGGGGGCGCACCACCTCCTTTGGGGAAAACCCCAGCAGTCACAGGAAAGCAGAAAAGGTGGGGAAATTCGAGCCGCCCCAGAGACTTGGGACCTTTGCTGAGTATCAAGCCTCTTGGAAGGAACAACGGGAGCCTCTGGAAACCAGGAGCTCTGGACGGTATCACTCGGCAGATGACATTCTGGATGTGGGGCTGAACCAGCACGAGAGACCACAATACATGCATGCGAGGTCCAGGTCGTCGCCATCCACGGACCACTATAAAGAGGTGAGCTCCCATCCAGGCAGGGCGAAGCCTGCCCTTGACCACTGCCATCTTTAGGAATGGCAAGGTCGCACCCACAGAGCCTCTGAGTAGTG is drawn from Loxodonta africana isolate mLoxAfr1 chromosome X, mLoxAfr1.hap2, whole genome shotgun sequence and contains these coding sequences:
- the SHROOM2 gene encoding LOW QUALITY PROTEIN: protein Shroom2 (The sequence of the model RefSeq protein was modified relative to this genomic sequence to represent the inferred CDS: substituted 1 base at 1 genomic stop codon), which codes for MESAEARARPERLAEADGGRLVEVQLSGGAPWGFTLKGGREHGEPLVITKIEEGSKAAAVDKLLAGDEIVGINDIGLSGFRQEAICLVKGSHKTLKLVVKRRSELSWRPHSWHATKFCDGAPEAVAIPFSTAGTCPSWHTRHHASSSSHDLSGTWEQTNLQRTSDHFSSLGSVDSLDPPTQPYSSGRLSAAKSSSSIDHLSGSNKRDSAYGSFSTSSSTPDHTLPRADGSSTENLLYKVGLWESCRPGGRQGQVGGELTHGLEERLSYMPTGPHHESGKSPRREDSPEPKLAACMGKSNFGPVWYVPDKKKPPTSPPPPPPPLRSDSFAATKGHEKSPGPLFSEVAATQDLTILSQGLPPAEWRTDPTEAPRQLVRAGDRRWPGNCGHHVDLPLDGGWPPSDGRVGGFPGTPSRLQASLSSCDVRFAQSPYGHQHPRQYSDESPILHEGPRPPASPRELWQLALLRGRQESPADHFQDNGFAPVRWLGAADQKVEGGGQSRYYCASSKQPVQGSAQTPQLSKECWLSVAGAGVAQGVQECPSTHRMSPKPRCYLPQHGKMLDPNEREQWHPLDRGGEGWPMGTEEPPRTSHVEKASPKRTADGNFQWVDGESSKISPQKTPMLHSLTQEGKKSQPGHHQDGHLRHDQDCGPGHHQVGGPGHNQDDCLRHHQDGRRPGHHQDSGMGKPLPFDSQVGKPIRRSDRFATTLRNEIQMRRAKLQKSKSTVTLAGTDEPKEDPGGWRVELGAVTGATPEGSFTSTYKDHLKEVQARVLRATSFKRRDLDPSPGDHCPVPPEHRPGDRDTSSLYPLGLDAAPHFLEGDSAKLSLPGGGVPHILRIGGRRRFTAEQKLKSYSEPEKIHEVGLSGNYRPHQVPNRVEDTVGTFADRRKFFEETSRSAHQRPEQRQALCGFPREKPERLQTAGHGYEGTEPWFLRRGRTTSFGENPSSHRKAEKVGKFEPPQRLGTFAEYQASWKEQREPLETRSSGRYHSADDILDVGLNQHERPQYMHARSRSSPSTDHYKEEVSVESRRQAEDPAEPREHGTPADPAQEGGSTLGXVKCACREGHPGPQQHPPNRNGKIHCPPTFSSIAHPQEASELLQKGRCRAGTLPRDYRYSEEDSPADLLPLLCSGPPAPSTSSSLPGRGGDAWVVSAVPLTKRPAPQRPLPPKREPRRARGLDSAAVGAVPTEAPPAAPLDVCVSRLSVSQSPPAVARPHDAPPAAPSEHDHQHVNEDPPKPGHPQRATMETSRSPSPQFAPQKLTDKPPLLIQDESSTRIERLMENNTTVKMVPIKIVHSESQPEKESRQGLAQPAEPPTLPSGLERDQIKTLSTSEQSYSRFCVYTRQGAESGEPPRARPTEPEPPGAQVPPTKESCASPGGLSYMKAKEKTAEDLKSEELAREIVGKDRSLADVLDPSVKMKTTMDLMGGIFPKDEQLLEEAQQRRKLLPKGPSPRTMEDKKEEPSVATAMSLATSSTYYSTSAPKAELLIKMKDLKEQQDAQEDSGSDLDHDLSVKKQELIDSISRKLQVLREARETLLEDIQANNELGDEMEAIAKDVCKPNEFDKFRMFIGDLDKVVNLLLSLSGRLARVENALNNLDDSASPGDRQLLLEKRRVLTQQHEDAKELKENLDRRERVVFDILASYLSEENLADHKHFVKMKSALIIEQRELEDKIHLGEEQLKCLLDSLQPEHNK